A window of the Dickeya dianthicola NCPPB 453 genome harbors these coding sequences:
- a CDS encoding amino acid ABC transporter permease — MLQRPTVKGDLSLTNPAVRAWLYQILAVVIVVVTVGYLLHNTVTNLAQRGITSGFAFLNNSAGFGIVQHLIDYKQGDTYARVFVVGLLNTLLVSVICIVCASLLGFIVGLARLSDNWLLRKLSAIYIETFRNIPPLLQIFFWYFAVLRNLPGPRQAVNALDTFFLSNRGLYIPAAEFGPGAFASILALIITLVVAAVIFRRNKSYHACTGQQRRSWPILLAVLVTLLGLSHLIFGRALHWDVPVLKGFNFSGGLVLIPELAALALALSVYTSSFIAEIIRSGIQSVSYGQHEAALSLGLPKPVTLRKVILPQALRVIIPPLTSQYLNVVKNSSLAAAIGYPDMVSLFAGTVLNQTGQAIETIAITMSVYLIISLLISLLMNIYNRKIALIER, encoded by the coding sequence ATGCTGCAACGCCCAACCGTGAAAGGTGATTTATCACTGACTAATCCAGCGGTGCGCGCCTGGTTGTATCAAATACTGGCGGTCGTCATCGTCGTGGTGACCGTTGGTTATCTGCTGCACAACACCGTAACCAATCTGGCGCAGCGTGGGATTACGTCTGGTTTCGCTTTTCTGAATAACAGCGCTGGCTTTGGTATTGTTCAGCACCTGATCGACTATAAGCAGGGCGATACTTACGCCCGCGTCTTTGTCGTCGGTCTGCTGAACACGCTGCTGGTCTCGGTTATTTGTATTGTCTGCGCCTCGCTGCTGGGATTTATCGTTGGTCTGGCTCGTCTGTCCGACAACTGGCTGTTGCGTAAATTGTCCGCCATCTACATCGAGACATTCCGCAATATTCCGCCGCTGTTGCAGATCTTCTTCTGGTATTTCGCGGTGCTGCGCAACCTGCCGGGCCCACGTCAGGCGGTAAACGCGCTCGATACCTTTTTCCTGAGTAACCGCGGATTGTATATCCCGGCCGCTGAATTCGGCCCGGGGGCGTTTGCTTCGATACTGGCGCTGATCATTACACTGGTCGTCGCCGCCGTGATTTTCCGCCGCAATAAAAGCTACCATGCCTGCACCGGTCAGCAGCGCAGGTCCTGGCCAATTCTACTGGCGGTGCTCGTGACGTTGCTGGGCTTATCGCACCTGATTTTCGGCCGGGCGCTGCATTGGGATGTCCCGGTACTGAAAGGATTCAACTTCAGCGGCGGGCTGGTGCTGATCCCTGAACTGGCGGCGCTGGCGCTGGCATTGTCGGTGTATACCTCTTCCTTTATCGCCGAGATCATCCGCTCCGGGATCCAGTCCGTCTCTTATGGGCAACACGAAGCGGCGCTGTCGCTGGGCCTGCCCAAACCGGTCACCCTGCGTAAGGTGATTCTGCCGCAGGCGCTGCGCGTGATTATTCCGCCATTGACCAGTCAGTATCTGAACGTGGTGAAAAACTCTTCGCTGGCTGCCGCCATCGGTTATCCGGATATGGTGTCGCTGTTCGCCGGCACGGTGCTGAACCAGACCGGACAAGCCATCGAAACCATCGCCATCACCATGTCGGTCTACCTGATTATCAGCCTGCTGATCTCATTACTGATGAACATCTATAACCGGAAAATCGCCTTAATTGAGCGTTAA
- a CDS encoding amino acid ABC transporter substrate-binding protein gives MKKVIMSTLVASASLFAFINQAHAGATLDAIQKKGFVQCGISDGLPGFSYADANGKYSGIDVDVCRGVAAAIFGDANKVKFTPLTAKERFTALQSGEVDLLSRNTTWTSSRDGSMGLLFTGVTYYDGIGFLTHNKAGLKSAKELDGATVCIQAGTDTELNVADYFKTHNMKYTPVTFDRSDESAKALDSGRCDTLASDQSQLYALRIKLGKPADFVVLPEVISKEPLGPVVRRGDEDWYAIVRWTLFAMLNAEEMGVTSQNVDQMAAKPATPDMSHLLGKEGNYGKDLKLPADWAYKIVKQVGNYGEVFERNVGQGSELKIKRGLNELWNKGGIQYAPAVR, from the coding sequence ATGAAAAAAGTGATTATGTCCACGCTGGTCGCCAGCGCTTCACTGTTTGCCTTCATCAACCAGGCACACGCAGGCGCAACTCTGGATGCGATTCAGAAGAAAGGGTTCGTGCAGTGCGGTATCAGCGATGGGCTTCCTGGTTTCTCGTATGCCGATGCCAACGGCAAATACTCCGGTATCGACGTTGACGTCTGCCGTGGCGTCGCTGCGGCCATTTTTGGCGATGCCAATAAAGTCAAATTCACCCCGTTGACCGCTAAAGAGCGTTTCACCGCCCTGCAGTCCGGCGAAGTGGATTTGCTGTCCCGCAATACCACCTGGACCTCCTCCCGTGACGGCAGCATGGGTCTGCTGTTCACCGGCGTGACCTACTACGATGGTATCGGCTTCCTGACCCATAACAAAGCCGGGCTGAAAAGCGCCAAAGAGCTGGACGGCGCAACCGTTTGTATCCAGGCCGGCACCGACACCGAACTGAACGTGGCCGACTACTTCAAAACCCACAACATGAAATACACCCCGGTGACCTTCGACCGCTCTGATGAAAGCGCCAAAGCGCTGGATTCCGGCCGCTGCGATACGCTGGCTTCCGACCAGTCTCAGCTGTACGCCCTGCGTATCAAACTGGGCAAGCCGGCCGACTTCGTGGTGCTGCCGGAAGTTATCTCCAAAGAACCGCTGGGACCGGTGGTGCGCCGTGGTGATGAAGACTGGTACGCGATTGTCCGCTGGACGCTGTTCGCCATGCTGAACGCCGAAGAGATGGGCGTCACCTCTCAAAACGTCGACCAGATGGCCGCCAAACCGGCTACCCCGGACATGTCGCACCTGCTCGGCAAAGAAGGCAACTACGGCAAAGACCTGAAACTGCCGGCCGACTGGGCGTACAAAATCGTCAAACAGGTGGGCAACTACGGCGAAGTGTTTGAGCGCAACGTAGGTCAGGGCAGTGAGCTGAAAATCAAACGCGGCCTGAACGAGCTGTGGAACAAAGGCGGCATCCAGTACGCCCCGGCCGTTCGCTGA
- a CDS encoding amino acid ABC transporter permease, giving the protein MPSWLQLMADSFWSLLSAGLTFTVPLAILSFILGLMVGVLVALLRLYGPKPLKRICDFYVWVIRGTPLLVQLFLIFYGLPSAGITLDAFPAALIGFSLNVGAYSSEIVRGAILSVPRGQWNAAYSLGMSGAQAIRWVIVPQSVFVSLPPLANTFISLVKDTSLAAVITVPEMFLAAQRIVSVTYEPLILYIEAALIYLLFSTVLSKLQTRLEKYYQRHTVH; this is encoded by the coding sequence ATGCCATCATGGCTACAACTCATGGCAGACTCCTTCTGGAGTCTGCTTTCTGCCGGGCTGACATTCACCGTTCCTCTCGCGATTCTTTCCTTTATCCTCGGTTTGATGGTAGGCGTACTGGTTGCCTTGTTGCGCCTGTACGGCCCGAAACCGCTCAAGCGGATTTGCGACTTTTATGTGTGGGTGATTCGCGGCACGCCGCTGCTGGTCCAGCTGTTCCTGATTTTCTATGGCTTGCCCAGCGCCGGCATCACGCTGGACGCGTTCCCGGCGGCGCTGATTGGTTTCAGCCTTAACGTCGGCGCTTACAGCTCGGAAATCGTGCGCGGCGCCATTCTCTCCGTGCCGAGGGGGCAGTGGAACGCCGCCTATTCGCTCGGCATGAGCGGCGCACAGGCCATCCGCTGGGTGATCGTGCCGCAGTCGGTATTCGTGTCGCTGCCGCCGCTGGCGAATACCTTTATTTCTCTGGTCAAGGACACCTCGCTGGCTGCCGTTATCACGGTGCCGGAAATGTTTCTGGCCGCACAGCGTATCGTGTCGGTGACCTACGAGCCGCTAATTCTCTATATCGAAGCCGCGCTAATCTACCTGCTGTTTAGCACCGTGCTAAGCAAGCTGCAGACGCGGCTGGAAAAATATTACCAGCGCCACACCGTGCATTGA
- a CDS encoding amino acid ABC transporter substrate-binding protein, which produces MKTSRLALLTGALLVTSALAQAQDDLSAIKAAGVIKFGTEGTYAPYTYHDASGKLVGFDVDVGRAVAEKLGVKAEFVEGRWDGLIAGVDAKRYDAVINQVGVTKERQVKYDFTQPYIDAKSVLIVHSDNTSIKSFNDLKGHKSAQSLTSNYSKLATSYGAEIVPTDGFNQSLELVLSGRAEATLNDNLSFLDFKKHKPDAKVKVVATAESGDPSAILVRKNQPQLVDALNKALDQIKADGTYKTISVRYFGQDVSK; this is translated from the coding sequence ATGAAAACATCTCGTTTAGCATTACTTACCGGCGCCTTACTGGTTACCAGCGCGCTGGCACAGGCTCAGGATGATCTCAGCGCCATCAAGGCCGCGGGGGTGATTAAATTCGGTACTGAAGGCACGTATGCGCCTTACACTTACCATGATGCCTCCGGCAAACTGGTCGGATTCGATGTGGATGTCGGCCGCGCCGTGGCGGAAAAACTGGGCGTAAAAGCTGAATTCGTTGAAGGCCGCTGGGACGGGCTGATCGCTGGGGTGGACGCCAAACGCTATGACGCCGTCATCAACCAGGTGGGTGTAACCAAAGAGCGTCAGGTGAAGTATGACTTCACCCAACCGTATATCGACGCCAAATCCGTACTGATCGTGCATAGTGATAACACCAGCATCAAATCGTTCAACGATCTGAAAGGCCACAAATCCGCCCAGAGCCTGACCAGCAATTATTCTAAGCTGGCGACCAGCTACGGTGCGGAAATCGTGCCGACCGACGGCTTCAATCAGTCGCTGGAACTGGTGCTGAGCGGCCGCGCTGAAGCCACCCTGAACGATAACCTGTCGTTCCTGGACTTCAAAAAACACAAACCAGACGCCAAGGTGAAAGTGGTCGCCACCGCCGAAAGCGGCGATCCGTCCGCCATTCTGGTACGCAAAAACCAGCCGCAACTGGTGGATGCGCTGAACAAAGCATTGGATCAAATCAAAGCAGACGGCACCTATAAGACGATTTCTGTGCGATACTTTGGACAAGACGTTTCCAAATAA